One Mycolicibacterium parafortuitum DNA segment encodes these proteins:
- a CDS encoding nitroreductase family protein: protein MAEPVPSTSEALARLEMPLVDAMMTQRAVRRVYPDPIDDEIIKKCLEVALHAPTGANGQNWEFIVIKDYETKKKLAKRYRQAWNLYYHTVIRRVSKKDPSMAKTAKAVQWQVDHFTEVPVLIVACLKLGAKDGRIPFVPMPHAALSGFFGSIYPSVQNLLLAARAMGLGASLITLPLWSVTSTRRTLGLPMSVTPCCVVPLGWPRGRYGPTTRRPVTEVMHLNTYGNRPWMGTG from the coding sequence ATGGCTGAACCCGTTCCGTCCACCTCGGAAGCACTTGCGCGCCTTGAGATGCCGCTGGTCGACGCGATGATGACCCAGCGCGCGGTGCGCCGGGTGTATCCCGATCCGATCGACGACGAGATCATCAAGAAGTGCCTGGAGGTGGCGCTGCACGCGCCGACCGGCGCCAACGGCCAGAACTGGGAATTCATCGTCATCAAGGACTACGAGACGAAGAAGAAGCTCGCCAAGCGCTACCGCCAAGCGTGGAACCTGTACTACCACACGGTGATCCGGCGGGTGTCGAAGAAAGATCCGTCGATGGCCAAGACCGCCAAGGCCGTGCAGTGGCAGGTCGACCACTTCACCGAGGTTCCGGTGCTGATCGTGGCGTGCCTGAAGCTGGGCGCCAAGGACGGCCGCATCCCGTTCGTGCCGATGCCGCACGCGGCGCTGTCGGGCTTCTTCGGTTCGATCTATCCGAGCGTGCAGAATCTGCTGCTGGCCGCGCGCGCGATGGGGCTGGGCGCGTCGCTGATCACGCTTCCGCTGTGGAGCGTGACCTCCACGCGCAGGACCCTCGGGTTACCGATGTCGGTCACCCCGTGCTGCGTGGTTCCGCTGGGCTGGCCGCGGGGCCGCTACGGCCCGACCACCCGCAGGCCGGTCACCGAGGTGATGCATCTGAACACCTACGGCAACCGGCCCTGGATGGGCACCGGCTAG